The Neomonachus schauinslandi chromosome 11, ASM220157v2, whole genome shotgun sequence genomic sequence AGCATGTCATTCTGATTtgggaatcagaaaaaaaactcTAATGCacctattttctcttatttctttctacAGATTATATCTTGTATGGCTACTTGCAATCATTCCTCCATGACTGAGTTTATCCTTGAAGGGTTAACAAAACGTCCAGAGCTTCAGTTGCCCCTCTTCCTACTGTTCCTCAGAGTATATGTAGTCACAGTGTTGGGGAACCTGGGCATGATCCTCTTAATTGCTATCAGTTCTCAACTTCACTCTCCAATGTATTATTTTCTCAGTCATTTGtcattcattgatctctgctacTCCTCTGTCATTACCCCAAAAATGCTGGTGAACTTCATATCAGAGAAGAACATTATCTCCTTTCTGGCATGCATGACTCAACTTTATTTCTTGTAATTGCAGAAGGCTACCCCTTCTGACTGCCATGGCATATGACTGTTATGTAGCCATATGTAGTGCACTGCTTTACAATATTATCATGTCCCATAAGGTCTGCTCCataatgatggtggtggtatATTCACTGGGGTTGTTTGGGGCTACAGTCCATACTACCCGCATGTCAGTGTTGTCCTTCTGTGGGTCTCATGTTGTCAGTCATTATTTTTGTGATATTCTCCCCTTGTTGACTCTCTCTTGCTCCAGCACCCACATCAATGAGATACTGTTGTTTATTATTGGAGGAGTTAATACCTTAGCACCTACACTGGCTGTACTCATCTCTTATGCTTTCATTCTTTTGAGTATCCTCCGTATTCGCTCTGCTGAGGGACAGTCTAAAGCCTTTGGCACTTGTAGCTCCCATCTCATGGCTGTGGGTATCTTTTTTGAGTCTATCACATTCGTGTATTTCAAACCTCCTTCTAGCAATACTGTGGAACAGGAGAAGGTATCCTCAGTGTTCTACACTACAGTGATCCCCATGCTGAATCCCATAATCTACAGCCTGAGGAACAAGGATGTGAAGAATGCACTGAGAAAGGTGGTTGGGGGAAGGTAGTCATGCTGACAAAGGGCATTCTCAGAGggagcaagaaaaaaatgaactagatGAAAAGTTGTCATGGGCTCTGTgtaatttccttctctcttccagagataaaattcaccattatttataaaacatacattttatacTTGAGAATGATTGAAGCATTTTTAGAGATTATCAAACAATATGATTTTCTGATAGTCAATTTGATCTTTGGAAATTTACGTGTATTAGAGGAACAGAAGTTGACAGAAGAGGGAGAACAAATCAACATAAGTAGACTATCTTGAAGATATCAATtactaatattatattaaatattaattttgaaagtgCTTAATTACTAGAGAGTAAGTTAAGGGTTGTGTTTGAAGAAGGGTGATGTTAATTGATTAAAATttcctggagggcaggaggagaggtgtatttatttatttatttatttattacaggcaaacataggggaagggaagggaaggaaaaataaaataagatgaaaacagagagagacatcccataagaaactcttagctatagggaacaaactgagagttactggaggggaggtgggtggggggatggggtaactgggtgatgggcattaaagagggcacttgatgtaatgaccactgggtgttatatgcaactgatgaatcactaaattctacctctgaaactaataatacactgtacattaattaaattgaatttaaataaaaaatttttataaaaaagagagTGTACCTAACACAAACAAGATAACATTAACTTTTTTACTTATATTGACTCTATTGTCATCAAAAGTCCTTAATTGTCTGCAATTAACCAgtgtctccccttctctcttcatttttgtaGAAGTATTGAATCTTATATTACCCATGTGCATTTTAATCTCACTAAATATATCCATCACTCCAGTTTCCAGAGGTCTTTGTGAATCATGATTTTGTCATACATTAAATTAACTGTTCTCACAACTTCACAGCATCTGCAAGTCTGATTAAAATTTCTTTGAtattctcagggtgcctgggtggatcagtcagttaagtgtctgacttcagctcaggtgatgatctcagggctctgggatGGAGCCACGCATTGAGCCCTAAGTTATAGCactaagaaatttgaaaaataatttatttaagtcCTGTTACTTTATCAatgagaaactgagtctcagagagtaTCAATGACTTCCTCAGAATAGCACAGTTATTTTGATCAAAAGAACATATACACCCATgctcatagcaacattatttacaagagccaaaggTGGGAACAACCCCAGTTCCATcgatgaataaatggataaacaaaatatggtatgtacatacaatgaaaaattattcagccttaaaaaaattctgacacTTGCTATAACCTGGATGAAGCTAAGTGAAATAGACTAAACACAAGAAgagaaatattgtatgatttctctcatatgcaGGTACTTAGAGTAATCGAATCCAGAGAGTCagaaagtagaaaagtggttgctagggtctggggagagggaggatggggaattattgtttaatgagcACAGAGTTTCAGATGAGGGAGATGAAAaggttctagagatggatggagATAATGATCACATAACAATGTGAATGTCCTTAATAccatagaactgtacacttaaaatggtaaattttgtgtcatatatatatatatatactacaataaaaaataaaggacagttTTTAAATTGAATCAATTTAGCTTTAggaaaaaatttacatttcattatttttctccttttatttatttattttttttgactgATAAAATAGTAGTGAAGAACCAGCAACTGACTGCGGACTTTTGACAATCATTGATCCAATTTCTCTGTGTTTCAGAATCCCCATTGggaacatgaaaatataaaataagaaacttagGGAATTTACTACACTTGGGAAATATAGCAATGGGGGGAAGGCAAGAGGATGATATCATTTTTGCAAAGGGTTATTATATACTGAGCACACCAGTAATCTCTAGGCTCAGTAGGTCTTGGGGGACCTGTGTGTGCAGGGGAGTTAAGTATTCCTAATGATATCCCTGTGCTTAATAAACCTCAAATAAAATTTGCATGTCACTTTACTCTCTGGCTTTTAAGATTGGGGAAGCTAAGTATGATTTGCTTCAAGATCCAGAGAGTACTATCAGCTGAATTTTGACTTTTACTTTTAGCCAACCAAATAATTCAATCATTGACATATAAACGTGCATGTTAGGCAACAGAAGAGGCTTTGCTCTTACTTAGCTATAGCAAGAATCTGTGCTATGACCAAAGTAAACAGTTCCTAAGAACTTCAATCTCTGTTCAGTACTGGGTAAGTGTCCAGTTTCATTTATTACAGTTGTACTCCATCTAATAGAAGGGTGGTTGGTGATTAACAGCAACACTAACCATGTGCGATGTTTTGGCTTTACCAGGAGCACTTGCCCCACTATTCTTTCCACTTGGTTAtgtcctcccttctcttccattCATGTTGCCTTGTCACTTCTTCATTAATTGGGTCACAACCTCCTGCAGAAACAATTTCCCGTCTAAGTTCATCCAACTCTTGTGTGGAGAATGTCACTGTGAAGTTTTGCTTCCCTGAAGTGCTTcctgtttatgtatttattcattttccttatcttcttATGCACTAGCCTACACAACAAGTCTCTTAGAGTTATGGATAAAAAGGCAGATACAATTGCAGGTAGGGTATTAATTACTGGACAGAATAGTAAACATAAATCCATACCTCTCATCTATCTTGAAGGAGTATTCTCAGGCCAGTAGGAGTTAGAGTAAGAGCCTGTTCAGCCTGCTCAGTTAATGCCTTTTGGCTTCAGAAGAACGGCTTCTTTTAGGATGAAGAAGAAACACACAATGTTTTTCTTCATACCAACGCAGTGTATTTTTGTCTCTTCGTATTATATTACTTTTctataatatatttctttttaaaaattacattttaattagtgtttttatttttttaagatgtatttatttatttgagagagagagagagagtgcacatgaaggggaagggtagtgggagagggagagagataatctgaatcagactctacactgagcacagagcccaacatggggctcagtctcacaaccctgagattatgacctgagacaaaaccaagagttggttgcccaaccaactgcaccacccatgTACCCCTAGTGTTTTTAGATAATGAAACTTTCAATTCATTATTTTAGTTATCACAATATTTCTTTGAAGCAGTTATTATCATTCCCACTTCCAAGATTGTAACACTGAGGTTtatgttaaatgacttgcctcATGTTGCAAAGTGAGGTCAGCCCTTGAAATAAGGTTCCTTTGATATCAAAGCTTTTTCAGTGGCTTGCTGAGCAGGCTCTAAGTTCTCTCTTGTTAAgctcttttaacatttttgttatcaaataaatataagaaGTACTGAATTCACAAAGTTGAACAGATTTCTTTCTAGCTGCACTATTCAGAGCCTTTAATAAACAAATGTCTATAGCAGACTTCCAAGAGAGTCATATGGAAGTACCTGGAAATGGAAGCACATCTATTGGggtttatttgttgttcttttccctcACAGAGCATTGTGAACATTGTCTGAGAAATGCTGACCTAGGCTATGAACACACAGTGCCTCAGTGTGCCCCTTTACGGGTGCTATGGAAAATGTTCTTTAAGTAATTTTGAGTACATTCAATATTCTATTAGATAATAGGTTCTTCAAGtgccaaaaatatatatttttcctttctgtatttttccaagtCACAGTCCGTGTTAGGTAAACTTCTGAGATCAAGAAGTTTGCCCTGGATCTCGTTAGGCCTGTTTTAAACCACTTCAGGGTGTCCAGCGTCCCCACGTTGTTCACAACACGTGAACTCTCTGCCCTGTTGTTACACATGATCAAGATTTGTCCTTTCCTTGAAACATTCTGAAATCTGAACCATCCCATAAAGTCCAAATCTCCTCGCAGTCTGTCTCTTAGGGCTTTGTGATGAGTTAGAAGGCAAGAGATGTTAATAATAGATTTAATCCATCCtttaaggaaaaggagaagagctTGGTAGAAAAGAACATGGACCCTGGCATGTTTAAATCCTGACTTGACTCCTAGGTTTAAATCCTGACTTGATTCCTAAATTCTCTGTGCcaaagtttcttcatctgtaaaacagggatactATTTCAAGGGTTTTTGAAGACGTAAgtaagataatatatgtgaaggACTTAGAAGCAATATGTAatcaaggaggaagaggaaaagaatcattATCATCTCTGGTCTCCTTTACTATAGGTAGACTACCTCCTCTAGGTATTATAAGTGCCTTAACAAAATTCAAACATGTATCTTCAGTAGGTGTCAGTAGGAAgtctatttctatttcattccCCTTGAAGAAGTGGCAGCAAAGCATTTCAGGAAAGTCATTTTCTGTCTTGCCTTCTAAGCAAGCACAATCTGTTTTGCTGTTCAGTAATGACTAGTGAACATCAGCCTGGGCCCATTTCAAGAGTTCCTCTTTGAAATATCCCACCAATAATCCTTTGACCCCAAGCCTGGGCTCTTTCCTTACTTTTCTTATTGAAACAGTCACATTCTGTGATGTGATGACTTTGGCTTGTTCTCTCAGATGACTTTGGCTTGTTCTCACGTCACCTCTGACTCTACTCTTTTTTTGACCTCCAAAAAGGCAACTGGCCCTCACATCAGGGAGGGAAGTCAACAGAGTAATATTTTGAACAGATTTTTTATGAAGAACAATTGCATTTAGTAAAGTGCCTACTATGTTCCAGGGACAATATTAGCATGATAATATTCTTATTTAAGTTCATGGATTTGTTTTGCATACTCCTCAAAAAATGATTTAGCACTGTGATATTGGTGGTTTCACCAAGAGGACTAAAAGCTATATGATGATTTTGTGCATATAATCAGGTTCTGACCATCCTATACCTCATGTAAATCTCCTCAACATCTGCCTATTCTCAAGCCACCCttggaaattcattttctcttcaagGGTTCTCTAAATTTCActtatagaaacatttttaatcaaGACTGAAAGTCTagaatctataaattaaaaacaccaaATATATGTGgataaagattttgaaatgtaTACAACAATGATACCACAAATAAAATCaattcataaataataaatttgaaaaaatatcacAATTTAGAGGACAGGTTAATTTCTGTAGTAGACAATTTAAGAAGAAAGTGATAACACAATAAGCAATTTATAGAACAAATTCAAATGGCCAGTATCCTATGAAAATGTGCTTACATTCattagaagacaaaaaaaaaggacaaattaatGCAATAATGACTCATCATGTAAATTCAACACATTGGGAAAAACAGGTAATACATATTGTTAGTGGTGATACAGGAAAAAGGGCAATCATGTATTGCTACTGAAAATGTGTATTATTATAGTTTTCTGGAAATCAATGTCGTACCatttacataaagtaaaaatttatAAACTCTTTAACTCATAAATATCTCTCCTGGGAAATTATTTCATggaaataaaacactaaaaatgtacatttttaaatgacaatgtaTTTGataatagcaattttttttaaatccagaaaaaAGTTAACACTTACCACTAAGAAGATGTAATATTTAGTGGTGTATCTACATCACTGAATATTATACCACTGTTTATGTTCATCAATTTTCTTGGAGGaatattctaaaagtttttttaaatgagaagggAAGacgcaaaaataaattttgtgtgATAATATTATCCTACATTCTAAGCAAAtgacaaaatgtgtgtgtgtgcatgtataatattatataagCACATAGAAAGTTAACTGGGGAAAAGTTAATTAAAGGTTCtataaatggaagggggaaacaaaggaaaaaaacaagtgtatactaatataaaaatagtaCAGGGTGCTTTAGGGAGACAGGACCAGAGATAATGAGAGCTATGATTCCATCTCTGTTCCTGATGACTTTCCTCTTGCAAATCTGGTTTTCTTTAGACAGAGAGTAAAGATCCATTTTAATATATACTTCTTTTCCATTTACACAGAGATCTCCAAAGAAGAATGGTTGCAGGAAACCATTCCATAGTAACTGAGTTTGTTAGTGGGTTTAACAGAGAAGCCAGAGCTCCAGCTGCCTCTCTTTGTCCTGTTCCTGGGAATCTATATAGTGACAGTGGTGGGGAATTTGGGCTTGATTCTCCTGATTGCAGTAATTCCTTTGCTTCACACCCCCATGTACTACTTCCTCAGCAGTTTGTCCTTCATCGATCTCTGCTATTCCTCTGTCATCATCCCCAAAATGCTGGTGAACTTCTTAGGGAAGACGAATATGATCCTTTATTCTGAGTGCATGGCACAGctctttttctttgtggtttctgTAGTGGCTGAGGGTTACCTCCTGATAGTGATGGCATACGATCGCTACATTGCTATCTGTAGCCCGCTGCTTTACAGTGTGATAATGACCTCTCAGGTCTGCTCACTGCTCGTGCTGGTTGCCCTCATCCTGGGCTTTCTCTCTGCCTTGGCCCATACAAGTGCCATGATGAAACTGTCTTTCTGCAGATCCCACATCATCAGCCATTACTTCTGTGATGTCTTTCCTCTCCTCAATCTCTCCTGCTCCAATATACATCTCAATGACCTTCTCCTTTTTATCATTGCGGGATTTAACACCTTGGTGCCCACTCTAGCGGTCTTCATTTCCTATGCCTTCATCTTCCACAACATCCTTCACATCCGATCCTCAGAGGGCCGGTCCAAAGCATTTGGTACTTGCAGCTCTCATCTCATGGCTGTGGGGATCTTCTTTGGGTCTATCACCTTCATGTATTTCAAGCCCCCTTCCAGTAACTCCCTCGAACAGGAAAAGGTGTCCTCAGTGTTTTACACCACAGTGATCCCCATGCTGAACCCTTTAATATACAGTCTGAGAAACAAGGATGTAAAGAGAGCATTGAGGAAGGTTTTGGTGAGGAAATAAGCCTTGCTTTGGAGATTTATAGAAGGTTCCAACGAaccttcatttttccttgttATTCTGTTGCAATATGCATAATACCtggacttttaaaatacttccctGTCTATGATTGATTCCATTTcctcaatgaaataaaaagggatTTAGTAAAGCAGGTTTTAGTGTTCTTATTTTTGGGcaggaaaactgaggtttagat encodes the following:
- the LOC123326190 gene encoding LOW QUALITY PROTEIN: olfactory receptor 8D1-like (The sequence of the model RefSeq protein was modified relative to this genomic sequence to represent the inferred CDS: inserted 2 bases in 1 codon) — encoded protein: MVAGNHSIVTEFVSXGLTEKPELQLPLFVLFLGIYIVTVVGNLGLILLIAVIPLLHTPMYYFLSSLSFIDLCYSSVIIPKMLVNFLGKTNMILYSECMAQLFFFVVSVVAEGYLLIVMAYDRYIAICSPLLYSVIMTSQVCSLLVLVALILGFLSALAHTSAMMKLSFCRSHIISHYFCDVFPLLNLSCSNIHLNDLLLFIIAGFNTLVPTLAVFISYAFIFHNILHIRSSEGRSKAFGTCSSHLMAVGIFFGSITFMYFKPPSSNSLEQEKVSSVFYTTVIPMLNPLIYSLRNKDVKRALRKVLVRK
- the LOC110586434 gene encoding LOW QUALITY PROTEIN: olfactory receptor 8D2 (The sequence of the model RefSeq protein was modified relative to this genomic sequence to represent the inferred CDS: inserted 1 base in 1 codon; deleted 2 bases in 1 codon), whose product is MATCNHSSMTEFILEGLTKRPELQLPLFLLFLRVYVVTVLGNLGMILLIAISSQLHSPMYYFLSHLSFIDLCYSSVITPKMLVNFISEKNIISFLACMTQLYFXVIAEGYLLTAMAYDCYVAICSALLYNIIMSHKVCSIMMVVVYSLGLFGATVHTTRMSVLSFCGSHVVSHYFCDILPLLTLSCSSTHINEILLFIIGGVNTLAPTLAVLISYAFILLSILRIRSAEGQSKAFGTCSSHLMAVGIFFESITFVYFKPPSSNTVEQEKVSSVFYTTVIPMLNPIIYSLRNKDVKNALRKVVGGR